GCTCAATGTATTAGcgctatataaaaaatgtataataatccATTGTCTGCACATTGTGACCTTGGACTTTGGATAGCAGTGCTGTATAAATTACACTTACATTTCTGGAATAGCAACCCTTACCTTAGAATGCTAATTTTTGCAAGGGATTTACTTTTACCTGCAGTTTGCTTTTCTACATTTAAAAGTCAATGTATTATCAACACTTATTTGAGCAACACAGACACTGGGTAAGTGGGTGGTTGCAGCTAGCTAAATACATACATGGTTGGCCATTATATAGGCCAATTAAAACCCCACATAAAAATGCCGTATTCATTTCTCTTAGGACATAGTGGTTTTCACATCCAGCAGCCCTATTCAATATCTACTTTCAGCTAGTAAATTTCTCAGCGTGGACCACAAAGTGCTTAAACTCTACCCAAGCACCTGGGataggaaatatttgccacaggTTAAATCTCAGCTAGGACAGGCAATGGGGCTTATTTAACATTGCCAGGGGCACAACGGTCATTGCAAGGTGCAGAGAGCTCCAGCCATGAGGCAAGTTAAGAAACCTGCCTCAGACAATAGTGGGACAGTGGTTACCAGGGGTGGTAATTTTGGCTCTGCTAGAGCAGACAGCGCATTTGCACACCCTTTTGTCCCGCTACAACACTGAAACATGAAGGGCAGAGGGGTGAGGGCAGGACGATATCTCTTCAGCTgcctcagggtggcacagaggcTAAAACTCACCTGGCAAGATTCATAGCACAAAGCGCTGTCAGATGCAAGTAAGCCAGGTGTACCCCATACGTAACACCAGCCCTTGGGAGAAAGCAGGCAGTAGGCTCTCATATGCCTATATGGCCCCCCTTAGCTTGTGCATCTGAAGCTCAGGTGCTGCTCACCTACTTCCCAATCACAATGCACGTGCTGCTGAACATGGGTTGCATTCGGAGTAAGGCGCAATTCTATGCTCTTTAGTCTAGGAGAGTTGCGCTTCAGGGTAGCATGCAAAGTGATGTTTTTTTGTACATTGTTCTATCAGTGGCAAATGACCTTACATAAATTACAGTGTAGTTTACAGGCTGCCTAACCCTATCTGAGGAATAAATGGAAAGCACTTgactaataaatatatttcattgctCCAGGGAAAAACTTGCACAGTGCCAAACCAGTGGTATTCTGTTTTTTTGTGGTGGCTTGGTAAAATAATTCTTGCTTTGCTCATGATTTCATCAGTAAGAATACTCATTAATACACAATCTCATTATGGTCTCATATctggcatttaaaggaacagtaacaccaagataTGACAATGTATGAACATAATTAAAATgtactactgccctgcactggtaaaagttgtgtgtttgccttacAACTTCTAATAGAGTCTCTATAAATacactgctatgtagccatgaggGCAACCATTTAAGATGAAAAAAtgaggaaaggcacaggttacagagcagataacagataaaaaaccATTATATTCCACAGGACTTATCTGTTTTATAACCTGTACACCAgtattaccagtgcagggcaacagtgcattatattttaattactttaaaacacttttatttttttgtgttacttttcctttaaagctactAGACTTTTGCATCTTATGATTACCTTTTATCATATTTTATACAACAAGGGGTTGACCAACACATTTTTGCAGCGCTGGAGATCACAAGAGCAGTCAGAAGAACTCCACCAATCTGTCCTAGTCACAGCAAAAGCCAGTCTTAGCTACTGCAGTTCCTGAAAGTACACATAATAGCAACTTCAGAGTTGAAGAGGTTTTTTTGGGGATAAACTGAAGCcctcattttttgtatttggcaGATTACCAGTCTGAATGAAACCACTAATTTTGCATATTCAGATTAGATAaaaggtattttaaaataaattaataaaataaattttctttattctttaaagTCCCACAATTTTAAGGATGATGCCACATTTGTAGCCTTAGGTAGCTGCTCTCCCTGCACTGCGTCCCCAGTTTTTTATATTGCTCTTCATCAAggcacagtaaaggtggccatacacggaccgattttttacttacaaacgaccgattcccgaacgatccgatgctatcgttaagttatcgtatagttggtggtgtacgaacgatcgtcggcccactaaacgagccgacattatcgtccccaaaatcgatcggccaggtttaaaaattttggtcgtttaacgataaaatctgccagttggtgtgagtgtcagacatttgtctttcaacgattgttctctgcgcatgtcacaattgccagcagcggaagtcaacgacattcgatcgtacgtagatgtacgatcgtacgtattttacgataatgatgcgacaaaatctttcccgaattatcgttgcccgtggatggcatatcgtatgggaactcgatcgccatacgatcgtttgtcgatataatcgttcatcgcacaacgagcgaaatcgcctcgtgtatggccacctttagggtacaTTAATCAGTTTAAATTAGCTACATACACACTAGTGTACTAGTCATagtacataaggttgaaaaaaatatatatatgtagaatatGTAGTACCACAGGTTAAGCAGCATTGACAagcacacagtgtcggactgggccaccaggataccatgAAAACTCCCagcgggcccaggtgtcagtgggccttcctgctcacccaaccatttgccttgtatgcctataccatggccattactcaattctatatgagaataaacagaagaaaaggaggaaaggatagataatagtatgtataaagaagtaattaagagactaaagaaagtgagtgggagagtgggcctaaggtctaaggttttctggtggggccTTGGCACCCTAGTCCGACACTGCAAGCACAAATTGTACAAAGACATACAATATATGACAAGTGTATTGTGCAGCTGTGGCACCCGTATGGGTTCTGCCTTTGTGCTGCTGGGACACCAGTATGGGTGCAGCCATTGTTCTGTTTTCACACTAATGAAGTCTCTTCATTAGTCCAGCAAGGAACCCCATGGCGGGGGGACCCAAGATTTCTGAGGGTGGATTTGAAGGTGAAGTGAACCAGGTTTCAGTGGATCATGGGCATAAAGGAGAAAGGCCAGGAGGTCAGGGGCATGCAACCTAGtaacatattttctttaattgtgGAACTTTCTCTACTGGACTCCAAATGGGCACTGGGGTAATACCTGTCCTCACTGGAGCATGGAGCTGGGAGGTGGGGCAGTGAATGTAGGACTGAGCAGGTGGACCCTTGGACAACACTACTCCTTGGCCTGGCTCTCCTCCTTCACTGGGGCTCACAAATACTTCGTACAATAACCCTGAGCTTTTACGTTTCCCTGTACTTTACCTGCCACAGGAGCTGCCCCGCGGTCCCTCATTGGTCAGTCAGCCCCGGAGTAACCACGTGGTATGGCTCCTGCAAAAAGGCGGCATAGTCCATTGTGCTGCGCCTTGTCTGTGTCAAACATGGGAAACGTACGGACCGGCAGCATTGTGAGCCCCTATATTGGGTCGGGCTTTCCAGCTAAAGCTGTAGTAAAACCCCCGGTGCTTTGTGACGCTTAAGTGAGCTTCCGCTAAGGGGGTGCGGCTGCTGCGCAACATTCCAGGGAAACTCGAGAGCTGATTGGGTGAAATTTAAATGTGCCGGCCCGTGCGCTGGGACCCTTACCCGTTAtaggagggagagagggaaggtGGCGCAGAATGGCTGCCATGGGCTTTTGTGGCTTTATATACAGGTAGAATGGCTGACATAAAAGTGCCATAGTGCCAGGACATAGCAAAGTCAGGCTGGTGTTAGACTTGCTTGGGGACCCCCTTTTCCAAGGAAGCATTGCCCAAAAGGCATTACCAACGCTCTGTAGGGAATTGTGATACTACATATTAGGCAGGACAGACTTGTTACCTCTAGATGGCTACAGACTAGTGATTCTAATAGTTCCTGGTATATTTATGCACAGTGTGGCTAAAACCATTTTATAGGTATCAGGTTTGTCATAATTTAGCAGCCTGGTTAGGTAATGGAAGGAGAGCAGCCTGTGCCTACTGTGGAGCTTAACTTCAATAGTTTTGTTGTTAAGTTGTGGCGTATAGTAAACAGCCCACGTTATCAGTCAATATTCTGGGATACTGCTGCGATAAATGTTGTTGTAGTCAAGCAGATGTTTGTGTCTGAGGTGCTTTGCCCTGAGGTGCCACACAGGGAAGATACAAACCTTTTCAAGACAAAAAACTTTGAGAGTTTTATCCGCCAGCTGAATCTGTATGGCTTCAGGAAGGTGCAGAGATCTGACTGCAGGCCCTATTACCCAGAAGAAGAAGGTGGGGTGCACGTTTTTCACAATCCCAGCTTCCAAAAGGAACACCCAGACTTTTTGGTCAATATCAAGAGGCTGACCAGTAGTAACAAGGCCAAAATAGCTGCAGGCCTTGAAGTGAAGTCTCGGCCAAAAATTCGCTTGAGCTTGCTAAGTACGTGTGCAGCTGGGGAGAAGAAAAATCTGGATAACCAGGGTAATTGTGTGGTTTAGgattttacatttgaaaaaaactGTAGCTGTTTTTTCTATTCTGATAAACAGAGAATTTAACAGTATGGTTCCTACTGCTAGAGTATACCACTGCAAATGTAATGGCTAAGATTTCCCCATAGGGTTTTGGGTTTAATAACATACCATGGCTATTTGTATATGCTACTTTAGAACCTTTAGAAATGTAACCAGCAATATACAGGAGCATAAGGTTACCCTGTAAGAGCATGTCATTATGCCATCTGCAATACgagcatgggatcccttatccagaaatccaaaaGCCTGGAATTAAGGGCAGTCCATGCCCCATAGAGTCtagttaattattatttttttccttttcagataACACACTCAACACTGGCAAAAGCAGACTAAGCTGCTCTCCCCAGCAGCCACAtgcacccacaatgcatttctcAGGCATTGGAAAAGTGTGGCACAGCATACGAAATACCCTAAAGCCCCTGAATATAGACAAATAAAAATTGCATATATTTTTAGATTAGATTGTTTCTATATGCCTTATTTCTGGTGCAGGTCAAGAGACAGTTGAACCCAAACATTGCACCTTGCAACATGAAAGTCCTCCTTCAAATGCCTCGTTCTCATTTAACCAAATGGACCAGACATCAGTCTCTCAAACAGGGAGTCTTTATTTGGGTCTTCTGCCAGTACAGGTAGAATTTGCATTATTATTAACTATCTGTTCCATCATAAATAGAAAGTCATGTGTAATCTACAGTCATTGCTACCTCTGTCTTGTCCCATCAGAGTCTGTCTACAATGGAAGAACAGGAGTATAGTGCATTTATTTCACCCAGAGCCCCATACCAACAAGTGCTCTGTGCAACAGGTGAAACAGGTGAGCATTGCTACTTCCTTGATGTATTAAGGGGACAGTAAACCTCTAAAATGATTTGTTCTCCCTCACATTAAAGTCACTCACATGAAATAACAGGTTTGATTAGTTGCAAGACAATGCAGAGGATTCTGATGGattttaattttacaaaaataataattagggTCCAGTAGGATTAATTAACTCTGTCCTGTTCGCTTGAGATTTTACATTCACTATAGGCAGCCTCCCATTAATGAAAATGATTCACCCTGCCCCATGCACCCACCAAACATTTGTCAGGTATTGGAAAAGGGTGGAACAGCATAGTGTGAAAGAACAGTATACATTTTTACTATAGATATAATAGATAAGCTCCTCTATATATGTCTTCATTCAGATGCAGGTCCTGAGATGGATGAACCTAAATCACACATTTTGCAACTTGAAAATGTTATTACAGATCCTTCCTTCTCTCCACCCTTCAGCAGCAATATAAACTTTCCATTTAATGGAGTGGATCAGACACCAAGCCCTTCAACAACAGGAGGGCATTCTTTGGGTCTGCTTCCAATTCAGGTAGAGTATGTATTATCTTCCTCTAGAATAAgaattttctttctctttagtACAGTTCATTTTACCTGAAACCATGTGTACTCCACAATCATTACATTCACCGTCCTTGCCCAACAGGGTCAGTCTACAATAGCGGAAGCAGAACTGGAGTATGGTAGATTAGTTTCACCCAAAGCCCAATACCCACCATCGCTGTGTCCAACAGGTAAGCATCACTACTTCCTTATTGTAGAACATTGAATTATTTGTGTATAACTATACCACATTTAGATGTTAAATAATCCTCAGCAAAAAACTCATAATTCAATCAGGGTTGTGTATAATCACAATATTCCATATTTTTGTGGCATAAACAATGTTAGTGAGTTGTATTTTTTAGACATATATAagtttttattatgttgggttgaaaaccccaacatactgttcttcgactttagcttattcttccgcttcttcttcttcttattcttagcgccccccattttctaaacgctacttttcctacagttttaggggtacaacacccaaactccccacacatcttcgccctatagcggagcaggttgcttgtacttttctaagcgatccggccccccatctttttgtggcgccgctccgaaccccccaattttcccattgactttgacagggaagattttcaaactgctgccactcttacagctttgaagctacaccccccaaacttgaataacataatcatggggtcaccccgaatgaagcagcaacatttgttggatgaccccaaagtgggaggggccaacaacagccaatcaaattttaatcattgactttaatggggaaattgaaactgctgccaatcttacagctttgaggctacactccccaaacttaaatcacatagtcatgggctcagcctgaatgaaaataggatgattattgaatgcccaaaagtgggcggagctgtgaaccgccaatcagattttacctattgatttgggggaaattcaacctgctgccattctcacagtaataacgtcagggtccccaaactttttacacttggtcactagggaactgcagtttaagttttgaaaagtgggcggagccaccaacagccaatcaaatttcatctattgatttttattggtttcatgccagattttccaaactttgcacagtcagtcactgggtgactacgcattcaggttttttttgttttttttaaaaaccacaaagtgggaggggccaacagcagccaatcatattgtacccattgacttttatggggaaattgaaactgctgccaatcttacagctttgaggctacactccccaaacttgaatcacaccgtcatgggctcagcctgaatgaaaatatgatgattgttggatgcccaaaagtgggcggagatgtgatgttagttttgaaaagtgggcggagccaccaacaaccaatcagatttcacctattgatttttattggttgttgccagggttcccaaactttgcatagtcagacactgggtgactacgcatttaaggttttttgtatttttgtaagtgggtggagccaccaacagccaatcagattttacctattgactctaaatggggaaattcaacctgctgccattctcacaaaattaaccccagggtccccaaacttttcacagttggtcactagaggactacagttttagttttgaaaaagtgggcggggccaccaacagccaatcagatttcacctattgaattttattagtttgatgccagagttcgcaaactttgcacagtcagtcactgcgtgactttgtactcaaggttagaaaaagtgggcggagccgccaaaagccaatcacatttctttcattgttttcagtgggaaaatattaactgctgccattctcacatgtttaatgtcagggtccccaaactttgcacagtttgtcactaggtgactatgttccaagtttagaaaagtgggtggggccaacaacaaccaattaaatatcacctatagacttcatatgtttaaatttaaactgtggccattctttaaatattaatactaaggtctccaaactttgcagaactAGTAGaactagtcacctggtaactgcagttcagagttagaaaaagtgggtggagccaacaactgccaatcagtttttacctattgattttcaatgggaaatgcaacctgctgccattctcacagtattaacaccagggtcactagggaactgcatttttaggttttaaaaagtgggtggagccaccaacagccaatcagacttcacctattgattttttttggtttatatttaaaatgttgctttgctcacactatttatgtcagggttcccaaacaagtgggaggagccaccaacagccaatccatttccacccattagatttcattggtttatatttaaactgatgccattatttaaatattaattccagggttgttaaagtttccagagttagtcactgggtatttgccattcaaagtttaaaaaaagtggggggagccaccaacagccaataacatttcacctatttattttcaatggtgaagtgtaaaatcctgtcagcctcacaatgaatgcctgagtccccaaaatttgcaaagttggtcactgggggactgccgTTCAAAATAggactaacagccaatcagatttcatccattgaattttattggtttaaatttaaaatgctgtcattctcaaactatttatgccagggtgccccctgtttgtcactgggtgacttcgactcaaggttagaaaaagtgggcggaaccaccaatcacaattcacctattgacttttattggtttaaattttaattgctgccgttctttaactattaatcctagggtccctaaacactgggtaactgcagttccaggttagaaaaagggggtggagccaccaaccgccaatcagatgtcattgactttcagtggggaaatttaagttgctgccatgcagacactattaaaaccagggtccccaaactttgcacagtggtttttactgtataactgtggtccaaggttagagaaagtgggcagagcccattcagtgacttcatgtttttcaacccaacatgaagtttgttctcaaacttccctttctagtttaaccTACAACTGTTGGTTTCTGAACATTTTTCTTTGTGATGCAGACTATGTGTCCTGTTTGTGTTACTACATAATGGCTTGTTCTCTATTTCCAGT
This sequence is a window from Xenopus tropicalis strain Nigerian chromosome 2, UCB_Xtro_10.0, whole genome shotgun sequence. Protein-coding genes within it:
- the hsf5 gene encoding heat shock transcription factor family member 5 (The RefSeq protein has 2 substitutions and aligns at 94% coverage compared to this genomic sequence); this translates as MEGEQPVPTVELNFNSFVVKLWRIVNSPRYQSIFWDTAAINVVVVKQMFVSEVLCPEVPHREDTNLFKTKNFESFIRQLNLYGFRKVQRSDCRPYYPEEEGGVHVFHNPSFQKEHPDFLVNIKRLTSSNKAKIAAGLEVKSRPKIRLSLLSTCAAGEKKNLDNQGQETVEPKHCTLQHESPPSNASFSFNQMDQTSVSQTGSLYLGLLPVQSLSTMEEQEYSAFISPRAPYQQVLCATGETDAGPEMDEPKSHILQLENVITDPSFSPPSSSNINFPFNGVDQTPSPSTTGGHSLGLLPIQGQSTIAEAELEYGRLVSPKAQYPPSLCPTVYLQCCTSPTAASSLLYSYYQTPPRQSPIPMHFLSPKRPNQDSSDPTEDENLLMQSPVPVNLLSPKKPKPNPGDCKKVKNLLMQSPVPVNLLSPKKPKPNPGDCKKVKADNMDALLSLVQTQSYEIVPDNQNKERRTLSNQEVAPDLYLLAEVACMMERLPE